Part of the Halalkalibacter krulwichiae genome is shown below.
TATGCCTACTGGTGGCGCATCAGCAAGTGAAGGAACAAACCCAGAACAACTTTTTGCTGCAGGATATGCTGCTTGTTTTGATGGAGCGTTAAATTTAGTTGCTTCAAAAGAAAAGAAAGAGGTTGAATCTGAGATTAATGCGCAAGTAAGCCTAATGAAAGACCCAAGTGACAATGGGTATAAAATCGGAGTTGTGCTCGAAGTCACTTTAAATGGTGTATCACAGAACGAAGCAGAAAAGCTTGTTGAAAAGGCTCATGAAGTTTGTCCTTACTCAAAGGCAACAAGAGGGAACATTGAAGTTAAACTTCATACTAAAGTAAAGTAGTAAAAAGAAACCTCCCTATCAATTGGGAGGTTTCTTTTGTGATGATTTTATTAAAAATTCAAAATTTAAATGTGGCTAAAATATTAAAGATGTATTTTAAATATTGCTTTAATGTTTCTCTAGGAATATCATAAAGATGTATTTAAAATACTTGTTTTGGGGGAATGAACATGTTATCTAATAAAACAATTGAAATTGTTAAAGCAACTGCACCTGTGCTTGAAGTTAAAGGAAAAGAAATTACGACAAATTTTTATAAATCAATGTTTGCAGCTCATCCTGAGTTGTTAAATGTTTTTAACCATGCTAACCAACAAAAAGGAAGGCAGCAAACAGCCCTTGCCAACACTGTAACTGCAGCAGCTCATTATATTGACCGTCTAGAAGTACTAGTTCCTGTCGTTAAGCAAATTGCTCATAAACACAGAAGCTTAGCTGTTAAAGCAGAACATTATCCTATTGTTGGCGAATTTCTATTAAAAGCAATTAAAGAAGTGTTAGGAGATGCTGCAACAGAAGAAATTCTAGAGGCTTGGGGCGAAGCATATCATGAAATCGCTGCAATATTCATTCAAGTTGAAAAAGAAATGTATGAAGAAGCTGAAAGACAAGAAAATGGATGGAAGGATTTTAAGACATTCAAAATTGTAAAGAAGGCAAAAGAAAGTGGCAACATTACGTCATTTTATTTAGCTCCAGTGGATGGCAAGAAGCTGCCAAGTTTCAAGCCAGGGCAATATATTACTGTTAGGGTTAAGATCAATGGAGAAGAATTTTTACAAAATCGACAGTATAGTTTATCAGATGTTCCAAATGATGAAGCGTTTCGAATTTCAGTTAAACGTGAGGATGAACAAACGCCTGCAGGAAAAGTCTCAAATTTCTTACATGAAGCGCCTAACGGCTTAGAAGTAGAAGTAAGCCCACCAGCAGGAGACTTTATATTAGAAGAAGACGAAAAGCCAGTTTATTTCCTAGCAGGAGGCGTTGGTATTACGCCGCTATTAAGTATGTTGAAAACGTCTGTCACAAGTCAACCTAATAGAAAAGTAACCTTTATCCATGCTGCGAGAAATAGTGATGTACTGGCATTTGAAGTTGAGGTAAAAGAGGCAATCAAGGTAACCAAAGAAGGAAAAAGTTATTTGTGTTACTCAAACCCAACAAATAAGGATCTAAAACTTAGAAACTTTGATCATGAAGGATATGTCGATCGAGCATTTTTAGAAGAAATAGTGGAGGAAAAAGACGCTCATTTTTATGTGTGTGGACCAGTACCGTTCTTGCAAACAGTTGTTAATGAATTAAAACAACTAGAAGTAAAAGAGGAGAATATTCATTATGAGTTCTTTGGTCCAGCAATGAAGTTAGAAGAAGCTACAACTGTATAAGTATAGAAAGATGTGCTTGGTTCAGGTAGAACCAAGCCTTTTTTATCAAGATTAATTTCCGCGTATATACACTAAAGGACAAGCGACTAATTAAGCGAATTAACAAATAGAGTAGAACTTACTTTTCTCCATGCGATCATCAAGGATAACCACTACTCTCCTCTCCTAATTCCATATTATTCCTATTTTGTTTAGCCTACAATCCTAATAGTACACAAGTTAAAGAACTAGATTGTTGAAATTTAGATAAATTAATTTATTTATGTATAAAAGCTTAACTAGTGGAAAAAATAGGAGGTAGCCAACCTGGGTAGGTTTTCCTAATTTGGTTAAGTGAAGAAAATACCTAGGGACGACTATGAAAATGAGATGGAGGTCGGATGGAGATGAGGAAAGTTCTATCCAGTATTTTAAGCGCAGTCCTTGTTTTAAGTTTAGCGGCACCTATGGCTAGCGCAGCAGAACCAAAAGCTAAATTAGCAGAAAAGGCATCTTCAGCTATTGTAATTGAACGAGATACTGGGGAAGTTATTTTTGATAAGAACAGTCAAGAAAAGCTCCCACCTGCAAGTATGACTAAAATTATGACAATGCTTTTAATAATGGAAGCTATTGATGAGGGAAAACTTGCTTATGATGATGTTGTTCGGACAAGTGAATATGCAGCTTCAATGGGAGGTTCACAAATCTTTCTAGAGCCCGGTGAAGAAATGTCAGTAAGTGATATGTTAAAAGCAATTGCTGTAGCTTCAGCTAACGATGCATCTGTAGCGATGGCTGAACATCTTGCTGGTACTGAAGATGAGTTCGTCGCAATGATGAACGCGAAGGCAAAAGAACTTGGGCTTGAAAATACAAATTTTCTAAATACGAATGGTTTACCAGCGGAAAACCATTATACGACAGCTTATGATCTTGCTATGATTTCAAAAGAGCTATTAAAGTATGATGATATTACTAAGTTCACTGGAATTTATGAGGATTATCTAAGAGCTGATACGGATGATAAATTTTGGCTTGTTAACACAAATAAGTTAGTGAAATTCTATCCTGGTGTAGACGGATTAAAGACCGGATATACAAGGGAAGCGATGTATTGTCTAACAGCAACAGCGGAGAAGAATGGTATGCGTGTCATTACCGTCATTATGGGAGCTCCATCGCCAAAGGAACGAAATGCACAAATTACGTCAATGCTTGATTATGCCTTTAGTCAATATCAAACACATAATCTTTACGACCGTCAGCACATTTTAGCAGATGTTGAAGTAAGTAAAGGTGATAAAGATACTGTTCCTGTCGTTACTTCTGAATCAGTTTCAATTTTAACTAAAAAAGGTGTCAAAATTGACGATGTCGTAGAGCGTTTAGAAATTGATGCAAATCTACAAGCGCCTATTAAACAAGGAGATGTAGTTGGAACGTTATTCATTGAACGTGAAAATGAAGTTCTTAGCGAAACACCGCTAGTAGCTGGCGACGATGTGTATGAAGCATCATGGTGGAAATTGTTCAAGCGCGTTTTCGCTAAATTTGGAGCAGCATAAGGCTGTTTTTGACAACTTTCTTCGAATGAAGACTAGTTTTGTCAGCTGGCAGGAAGTAGGAAGGGCGAAGGCGAAATTCTCTCTAGCAAATAAAGCACCATTTGATAACTCATATAGGTGAGCTAACTAGAGGGAGTGATAATAAAATGAGTTTACGAATTGATCTAGAACAAAAAGGCGGTGTCTTACTCGTCCGCCTTGAAGGTGAGTTAGACCACCACACAGCAGAAGAACTTAGAGGACAGGTTGAGCAAAAGCTAGCCGACGGGCAAGTAAAGCATATTGTCTTAAATCTTGAATTGTTAACATTTATGGATAGTTCAGGTTTAGGTGTCATTCTTGGCAGATATAAACAAGTGAAAGCGAATGACGGTGAAATGGTCGTTTGTGCTATTTCATCATCAGTGAAGCGATTATTTGAAATGTCTGGCTTGTTTAAGATTATTCGTCTTGAAGAAAGCGAACAATTTGCTTTACAAACTTTGGGGGTGGCTTAAACGATGCAAAATGTGATGGATTTGAAGTTTTCTGCTCAGAGCCAAAACGAGTCGTTTGCACGAGTTACGGTAGGTGCATTTATTGCTCAGCTTGACCCAACTATGGATGAGATGACAGAAATTAAAACAGTCGTTTCGGAGGCTGTAACTAATGCAATTATTCATGGGTATCATAATCAACCCGATGGGATGGTTTATATTCATTGTAAGTTAGACAATGGCACAATTGAATTAACCATTCGTGATGAGGGTTTAGGTATTCAAGATATTGAGGAAGCGCGTCAACCATTATTTACAACGAAGCCAGAACTTGAACGATCAGGGATGGGCTTTACGATAATGGAGAATTTCATGGATGAGCTTCAAGTTGTCTCTGAACCGATGATTGGTACAACAGTCTTTGTAAAAAAAACACTTACAAATAGCAAAGCTATGTGTAATTAAGGAGTTTTGCCTATGGATGTCGAGGTAAAACAACAACAGAAGAAGAAAGCTCATTTCACTGACGCAGAAGTAAAAGAGCTGATTGCAAGAAGTCAAAACGGAGATCAAGATGCACGAGACATGATTGTTAATCGTAATACGAGACTCGTTTGGTCAGTCGTTCAGCGTTTTATGAATCGTGGGTATGAAGCTGATGATTTATTTCAAATTGGATGTATAGGGTTAATTAAATCCGTTGATAAATTTGATTTATCTTATGATGTTAAGTTCTCGACATATGCTGTACCTATGATCATTGGAGAAATTCAACGCTTTCTCCGTGATGATGGAACAGTTAAAGTCAGTCGCTCAATAAAAGAGTTAGGCAATAAAATACGGAAGATGAAAGATGAGATGACTAAGTCTCTTGGGCGAACGCCTACGGTTAATGAAATTGCAGAGCAATTGGAAATTACGCCGGAGGAAGTGGTGTTTGCTGGAGAAGCTAGTCGATCTCTTTCTTCCATTCATGAAACAGTCTATGAAAATGACGGAGATCCAATCACTTTACTAGATCAGATTGCTGATCAATCAGAAACGAAGTGGTTTGATAAAATTGCTCTCAAGGAAGCGATTCGAGATCTGGATGAACGAGAGAGACTAATTGTATATCTCCGTTATTATAAAGATCAAACGCAATCAGAGGTGGCAGCAAGGCTTGGGATTTCTCAAGTGCAAGTTTCTAGGCTTGAAAAGAAAATATTAGAACAAATGAAGATAGAAATGGGAGATGCCTAAGTATTTCTCTTATCTTAATCATTTTAATAAAGGCCATACAGAAGGTTAATCCTTTCTGCATGGCCTCTTATTACTATAGTTATACATGATTGAAAGGCTCAGACTCTCCTGATCATTGTGAATAGTCAGTCCTACTAAAGTCAGATAAATAAACCTTCAAGCTTCGTTTTGTAATCACCTGATACAATTCCTCTTTCTGTAATAATCCCAGTAATGAGTTCAGCTGGTGTGACATCAAAGGCAGGATTAAACACTTTCATATCAGCAGTTGTAACAAGCTGTCCATTTAACTTACGAATTTCATCGGCATGCCGTTCCTCAATCTCAATGTCTTCACCAGAAGAGGTGGCTAAATCAATAGTAGAGAGAGGGGCAGCCACATAAAATGGAATTTGTAACGCTTTTGCTAGCAATGCTAACCCATATGTTCCAATTTTATTTGCGGTATCTCCGTTTGCTGCGATCCGATCGGCACCAACGATTATAGCATTTATACCTTTCGTTTTTATTGTATGAGCAACCATGTTGTCTGTAATTAACGTAACATCTATACCGAGTTGTTGTAATTCCCAAGCAGTTAAGCGAGCGCCTTGTAAAACAGGGCGTGTTTCCGATGCAAAAGCTTTTAAATGGATCCCACGCTCTTTGGCAATATAAAAAGGTGCTAAAGCAGTTCCATACCGAGCGGTTGCGATCCCGCCTGCATTACAATGGGTCAGTAACGTATCCCCATCTTGAAATAAATTAATGGCATGTTCGCCAATGGAGCGACAGACATCTTCATCTTCTTTGGCGATTACGTTCGCTTTGTCTAGTATAGCCTCTTTCGCCTTTTTAATAGTAGAAACTCGTTCAACAACTGATAATATACGTTTGATTGCCCAAAATAAGTTCACGGCAGTAGGTCGAGATGTTTCCAAATATGCAGCCTGCTTCTTTAGGTCTTCACAAAATTCGTTGAAATGATCATGTTGACTTTGTTGAGCCCACAAAGCTAGACCGTATGCGGCTGTTATTCCAATGGCTGGAGCGCCTCTAACTTTTAGTTCAAAGATGGCTTCCCATACATCTTCAATTGCTGTAAGCGTAATAAATTCTGTTTGGCTTGGTAACAACCTTTGATCAAGTAATGTAATATGATCGTTGCTCCATTCAACAGATCGGATCGGTGTATTAAGCATATTTAGTCACTACCTTTACTAAGTGTTCGATTGATGAAATATCTTTTCTATTTAAAATGATTTCTTTTCCAAGGCTAAGTGCTCTCTGTTTAACCTGATTTCGTACTTTTAGGTCGATAATCGCCTCAACGTCTTCGACTCCAGCTAGGCCAATCATTCTGCGAATCACCTTACAACCAGCAAAACCAATCATGTCCTTGAATATTTGATCCAATGTTTGTCCTAGGTAACCGTTCGTATTCATAAAAGCATCTTGCGGATGTTTATTCCAAAGAACCGTAAATTCTTCTTCGAACACATTCCAGGTTTCTGTAATAACTGTAAGTAAATATTTTTGGAATTCTGCTTTTTTATCAGGATGATCAGCTAAATGTACATCTTGAGATAAGTAGTTAAGGATAATATTAGCGACGAAAGCTCCTATATCAAAACCGATTGGCCCGTAATAAGCAAATTCTGGATCAATGACAACAGTTTCATCATCATTGGCAAAGATACTTCCTGTATGTAAATCGCCATGTAAAAGTGTTTCAGCTTTTGTTAGAAATGTTTGTTTCAGCTGTGCTACTTCGAGTTTTAAAGATTGATCGGCCCAAATGGTTTCTGCAACAAATGGTTTAAGTTGTTCATCAATATTATTTGTATCATGATCAAAGAATGGATCTGTAAACACGAGGTCTTCTGTAATTTTGCAAAGCTCAGGGTTGATAAATCGACCACTTTGTATTTTTTTCTCTTGTTGGTTTAAACCAAAATCAGAATTATAGAAAAGAGTATGGGCTAAAAACAATCCAATGTCTTTTGCTAATTTAGGATACTGGACTGCTTCGATCAATCCTTTTCTGACAATCGTCAGATGGGAAAGGTCATCCATTACTGTGACAGCTAATTCAGAATCACTGTAATAAACTTTAGGTGTGTAATTAGGAACAAGTTGATAAGTCCGTTTTAAAGATTCGCTTTCAATTCGTGAGCGGTCAAGGGTGAGTGGCCAACTTGTTCCAACTACCTTTGCATATGGCAAGGCTTGTTTAATAATGATCGATTTCCCAGTTAATTCTTCTTGAATACGGAAAACTAAATTTAAGTTGCCGTCACCGATCTCATGTGCGAAGAGGAGATCATCTTCGTTAAAAAGTTGTAAATCTTTGCTAAGTTTAATAGCTGTATCAGTAGTTAAAGGTTCGTAAGTTGTGTCTTTAAGAGTTGTCATTGATATCCCTCCATGTTTGTTCCCTGTTATAAAAATAAAAAAATCCTCTTGAATATAGATCAAGAGGATTGAAACAATGCGTTGTTCGTTCCTCTTATCTGTCAGAATTCATTCATTCTGTTGGAAGTAGCACCATTGCTTTTAATAAAGCCGGTTGCCGGGCGTCATCGGTCCAATTCCCTCAGCCTTCTCGTGATAAGAGTTATCAAGTTTAAAGTTGTTTGAAATTATCTTACACAGGGATATCTTACTATGTCAACTGATTTTTTAGAAAATTACGTGTTTGTTTAGCTTGATAAAATGTTTATTTTGATATACTACTAGAGATAGGCAAAAAAGATTGACGCATTAAAAAAATGCTGTCATAATTCAAAACTATCTAAATTGCAAAACTCTTCTAAAAAAGTATTGTATGTGTAATGATGGAGGTAGAGTGTAGTGAGTGAAGTTCAAGCAACATATCTTCTTGAGGCAGAACAAGCCAACTTAAATAAAAAAGCTGAAGCAATTGCATTGGGATTAACAGTAGGTTCGTGGACTAACCTTCCTGCTGTTGAACAAGAACAACTGGCAAAACATAAGGGAAGGGTTGTTGAAGCTAAGATGATTGCAGAGGGTAAAGCAATCATAACAGTTGGCTATCCAAGTGCTAATTTCTCAAATGATCTTCCCGCTGTTTTAACAACGACTTTTGGGAAGTTTTCACTTGACGGGAAAGTTAAATTATTAGATTTAACGTTTAGCGATGATATAAAACATGGATATCCCGGACCAAAATTTGGATTGGAAGGAATACGGCAATTAACAAATACATATGATCGTCCTTTATTAATGAGTATTTTTAAAGGAGTTATCGGACGCGATCTCCATTCTTTAAAAGAACAGATGAAAGCCCAAGCGTTGGGTGGAATTGATATTGTTAAAGACGATGAAATTTTGTTTGAAAATGATCTAACACCACTTGAAAAACGCATTCCAGTTTGTCAAGAGGCGTTACGAGAAAGCTATGAAATCACTGGAAAGAGAACCCTTCATGCTGTTAACCTCACTGGGAAGACGATGGAATTAAAAGAAAATGCATATAAAGCGGTGGAGTTGGGAGCGGATCTGCTTTTATTTAATACATTTGCGTATGGGCTAGATGTAATGCAGGCTCTCGCTGAAGATCCAAACATTCCTCTTCCGATAATGGCTCATCCGGCGTTTTCAGGAACGATGATTTCTTCACCGGACTATGGTTTAGCTCCCGGACTTCTTCTAGGTAAGTTAGCACGTATGGCTGGAGCGGATTTAGTGTTGTTCCCTTCTCCATACGGTTCGGTAGCAATGGCTAAAGAGGAGACTCAAGCGATTGCCAAACATTTGACTGAAGATGACCAGTTTAAGAAAGCTTTTCCGGTTCCTTCAGCAGGTATACACCCAGGTTTGACTCCGAAGTTAATAGCTGATTTTGGTGTTGATAGTATTATTAATGCTGGTGGAGGAATACACGGCCATCCAGGAGGGGCAGCTGCTGGTGGAAGAGCTTTTGTTCAGGCTATTGATGCGGTTTTAGCGAATCAACCTTTACATGATGCCGCTAAAGATTACGAAGAGCTCGCCAAAGCCCTTGAGTTGTGGGGTGGAGAATGAGTACGAATCCAATTATTTTCTGTGATTTTGATGGCACGATTACGAACAATGACAATATTATTGCGATCATGAAAAAGTTTGCGCCATCTGGATGGGAAAACATAAAGGACGATATTTTAGCACAACGTATTTCGGTAAGAGAAGGGGTCGGTAAACTATTTGGACTCCTCCCTTCCTCACTTAAAGAAGAGATGACTGAATATATTCTAAATGATGCAGAAATTAGAGAGGGATTTGGGGCATTTGTTGAATATGTCAAACAACATCAAATTGACCTAGTCGTTGTTAGTGGAGGCATGGATTTCTTTGTTCAACCATTATTAAAGCAGTATGATCTGCCCATTTATTGCAATGAGGCAAAATTTGATGAGGAGACAATGCGAGTTGAATGGCCCCATCTATGTGACGAAAAGTGTAACAATGAATGTGGGTGCTGTAAGCCTTCCATTTTAAGAAAAATTAGTCAAAATCGTTTTAAAATTGTCATTGGAGATTCTATTACGGATCTTAAGGTCGCACAGCAAGCTGACTTCGTAATTGCAAGAGACTTTTTGCTAGAAAAGTGTCAACAATTACAGCTTCGCCATGCTTCCTTTGAGACATTTCATGATGTCATTCAGACATTGAGAGAACTTGAGGTGAAGAGATGAATTCACAATGGAATGAATTAGCTGCTATTAAGCGAGAGCTTGCAGCAAGAGATTGGTTTCCGGGAACGAGCGGAAATTTATCTATAAAGGTTAGTGAGGATCCCTTAACATGCTTGGTAACAGTCAGTGGCAAAGATAAATACAAAGAAACTGAATCAGACTTTGTCCTAGTAGATGAAGATGGAAGGCCGCTTACAGATCAAGGGAAACCATCCGCTGAAACCGTTATTCATCTAGAAGTATATAAAAAAACTGACGCAGGTTGCAGTTTACACGTACATACATTAGATAATAACGTCATTTCAGAGCTCTATGGTGAAAAAGGTTCAATTACGTTTCGAAATGTTGAACTTATTAAAGCTTTAGATATTTGGGAAGAAGATGGTGAATTTACGATTCCGATCGTTGAAAATTGGGCAGATCTCCCTAAGCTCGGGAAAGCAATTAGTGAAAAGATTAAACCGGATACAAAAGCAGTTCTGATCCGTAATCATGGAATTACCGTTTGGGGAAGAAATGCATTTGAAGCAAAAAGACATCTTGAAGCATGTGAATTTTTATTTTCATATCAATTAAAATTATTGCATGCAAAAGCTGCAAATCTGAAGGAGGTTTTATAACGTGGCAGTTATTAAAGTGAGAAACAGTGGGGAAGTAATTGAAGGGGTAGACAAAGTACATGAATTTTTAGAAGCGCAAGGTGTCTTCTTTGAACGCTGGGACATCGGGAAATTACCAGAGCATTTAGTAGAGAAGTTTGATTTAACAGATGAGGACAAAGCAAACATTTTAAACGTTTATGATGAGGATATTCGTTCATTAGCAGAGCGTAGAGGATATGTGAATTGGGATGTCATTGCATTATCAGATCAAACACCAAATATTGAAGAATTATTAAAAAAGTTTGAGCAAGTGCATACACATACAGATGATGAAGTTCGTATCATTACAGCTGGTCATGGAATTTTCATTGTAAAAGGTGATGAGAAAACAGGATATTTTAACATTGAACTTGAAGCTGGTGACGTGATTTCCGTTCCAGAGAATACTCCACACTTCTTCACGTTAATGGATGATCGTCAAGTTGTTGCTGTTCGTCTATTTATTGATACGGATGGCTGGGTGGCGCATCCATATGAAGAGAAAGAGCATCAAATTTAAAGACTCCTATATGTTTAAAGAACGAGGCTAGGACATAACTAAAGTGTTTTATTGAAAATACGAATGATGATAACGTTAGCGAAGTATAATTTCCGGAGCGGATGCTACACTATTACGTTTGAATTTTTCGTTAATAAAACTCTCTTGTCCCGGCTTCGTTTTTTATTTGGATATATATGGGCTAAGGCTGAAACGATTTGACACCTTCTTACGTTTTATCCATGCATAATTTAGTAGATAGTTACCAATACTAGTTAAAGTTTGGAAAAATGTGAGCAAAGTAGGTGTCATGATGTGCGGGTTTGTTGCAGGAATATTTACTAATGCAAAAAAACACTATGATGATAGATTAAAAGCTATTAATGATTTAATTACCCATAGGGGACCTGACCAAGAAGGCTATATGAGAGGAGAGCATGTCGAGTTAGCGTTTAGTCGATTGAGTATTATTGATTTAGAGGGTGGATATCAACCGCTTTCCTATGAGAATGGCCGGTATTGGATTGTGTTTAATGGTGAGATCTATAATTATTTAGAGTTGAAAGCTGAGCTTCAGGAAAAAGGGAAAACTTTTGTAACCAATTCAGATACGGAAGTCATTCTTGCTCTTTATAGTCAGATTGGTGGAGAAATGGTGACTCGTTTAAGAGGGATGTTTGCATTTGTTATTTGGGACAACTTAAAAAAAGAAGCGTTCGCAGCAAGAGACCGATTTGGAATAAAGCCACTTTATTATTTAGAGAATGATGATGAAGTGTGGTTTGCATCAGAGAAGAAGAGCTTATTGAAAGAGGAGGAGAATGTGAATCAGCAAGCACTACAACATTATCTGTCCTTTCAATATGTTCCCGAACCTTTAACGATGACTGAGTCAATTTTCAGAGTTGAACCAGGAAGCTATGTTGTAAAGAAGGTAGGAGCGAAAGCGTGCATAACTCACTATTTTAAACCGGAGTTTAAACCGATTAATCAAACGGAAGATTATTGGAAAATGAATATTCGTGAGACGATGTATGAATCGGTTGATAAGCATATGAGAAGCGATGTTCCCGTAGGGGCATTTTTATCTGGAGGAATTGATTCAACCATTATTGCTGCTATAGCCAAGGAAATAAATCCAGCCATTAAGACATACTCTGTTGGGTTTCAGCAAGAAGGGTTTAGTGAAATTACAATAGCGAAAGAGAGTGCAACGAAATTAAATATTGAAAATCATAGTAAGATCATTACCGCTGAAGAATACCGAGATGAATTGCCAAAAATAATGTGGCATATGGATGATCCACTTGCGGATCCAGCATGTGTTCCGCTTTATTTTGTTGCGCGTGAAGCAAGAAAGCATGTGAAAGTTGTCTTATCAGGAGAAGGAGCTGATGAGCTGTTTGGTGGTTACAACATTTATAGAGAACCTCAAAGTTTAGCTTGTTTTCAATATGTTCCTGATTTACTTAAAACACTTTTAAATCGTTTAGCGCAAATCTTGCCAGAAGGGGTTAAGGGCAAGAGTTTTTTAGAGCGTGGGACAACGCCGCTTGAGTCAAGGTATATCGGAAATGCGAAAATGTTTAATGAAGAAGAGAAGAAGAAATTAGTCAAAAAGTACAACCCTGAATACACAAATGATTTAATTACGAATCCAATTTATCAAATGTCAGTGAATCAACACGCTGTAAATAGAATGCAACATCTAGATATGTACACATGGCTACGTGGAGATATTTTGGTAAAAGCGGATAAAATGACGATGGCACACTCGTTAGAACTTAGAGTTCCTTTCTTAGATAATGAAGTATTTAGTCTCGCTACAAAAATTCCAGTTGAGAGGAAGATAGCGCAGCAGACGACCAAATACATTCTTAGAAAAGCATTTGAAGGAATTGTCCCAGAACATGTATATATGCGAAAAAAGCTAGGGTTTCCTGTCCCCATTAGGCATTGGTTAAAGAGTGAATTATATGAGTGGGCAGTTACTGTTATTTATGAAAGTGCAACAGATGAATATATTGATAAGGGATATATTAGAAAATTACTCGAGGAACATTGTCAAAATAAGATGGACCATAGCAGGAAAATTTGGACTGTTTTGTCCTTTATGGTTTGGCATCAAGTTTATATTGAGAAAAAATATGATACGAGCCGTTGGCATACGAGACGAAGAAGATCAGAAGAACAAGTAATAGAAACAGAAGTGATGTAAAGGGAGACTGTCTAAGGTCAAATGACATTTAGACAGTCTCTTTTCCTTTTTCTAAGGAATAAGGAAGGATTGTTCAGTCATACTAACAATAAACCAGTTTAAGCGAGAGGATGTTGGAGTTTGGTTAAAAGGGGGCAGCATTGGTGAATACAGATGAACAAAAACAGTACCAAAAAAATATAAAGCTATATCAGCCAAAAAGCCACTTTTTAAGGAATGGATTGAAAGCATTTATAGTTGGTGGTTTAATTTGCACGCTCGGTCATGGTATTAGTCAAATCTACATGCATTTTCTTCCTATCACGCAAGAAGAAGCAATGAGTCCTACATTAGCGACATTAATATTGTTAGCAGCACTTGCAACGGGTTTTGGCGTATATGATAAGCTCGGACAATTTGCAGGCGCTGGTTCTCTTGTCCCTGTTACGGGGTTTTCTAATGCGATGACAAGTGCTGCATTAGAGCATAAAAGTGAAGGACTTGTTTTTGGTATTGGAGCAAATATGTTTAAGCTGACTGGCGCGGTCATTGCTTTTGGCGTACTTTCTGCTTATTTGGTTAGTTTAACGCGGTTGCTTGT
Proteins encoded:
- the mtnK gene encoding S-methyl-5-thioribose kinase translates to MTTLKDTTYEPLTTDTAIKLSKDLQLFNEDDLLFAHEIGDGNLNLVFRIQEELTGKSIIIKQALPYAKVVGTSWPLTLDRSRIESESLKRTYQLVPNYTPKVYYSDSELAVTVMDDLSHLTIVRKGLIEAVQYPKLAKDIGLFLAHTLFYNSDFGLNQQEKKIQSGRFINPELCKITEDLVFTDPFFDHDTNNIDEQLKPFVAETIWADQSLKLEVAQLKQTFLTKAETLLHGDLHTGSIFANDDETVVIDPEFAYYGPIGFDIGAFVANIILNYLSQDVHLADHPDKKAEFQKYLLTVITETWNVFEEEFTVLWNKHPQDAFMNTNGYLGQTLDQIFKDMIGFAGCKVIRRMIGLAGVEDVEAIIDLKVRNQVKQRALSLGKEIILNRKDISSIEHLVKVVTKYA
- a CDS encoding 2,3-diketo-5-methylthiopentyl-1-phosphate enolase, which codes for MSEVQATYLLEAEQANLNKKAEAIALGLTVGSWTNLPAVEQEQLAKHKGRVVEAKMIAEGKAIITVGYPSANFSNDLPAVLTTTFGKFSLDGKVKLLDLTFSDDIKHGYPGPKFGLEGIRQLTNTYDRPLLMSIFKGVIGRDLHSLKEQMKAQALGGIDIVKDDEILFENDLTPLEKRIPVCQEALRESYEITGKRTLHAVNLTGKTMELKENAYKAVELGADLLLFNTFAYGLDVMQALAEDPNIPLPIMAHPAFSGTMISSPDYGLAPGLLLGKLARMAGADLVLFPSPYGSVAMAKEETQAIAKHLTEDDQFKKAFPVPSAGIHPGLTPKLIADFGVDSIINAGGGIHGHPGGAAAGGRAFVQAIDAVLANQPLHDAAKDYEELAKALELWGGE
- a CDS encoding 2-hydroxy-3-keto-5-methylthiopentenyl-1-phosphate phosphatase; this encodes MSTNPIIFCDFDGTITNNDNIIAIMKKFAPSGWENIKDDILAQRISVREGVGKLFGLLPSSLKEEMTEYILNDAEIREGFGAFVEYVKQHQIDLVVVSGGMDFFVQPLLKQYDLPIYCNEAKFDEETMRVEWPHLCDEKCNNECGCCKPSILRKISQNRFKIVIGDSITDLKVAQQADFVIARDFLLEKCQQLQLRHASFETFHDVIQTLRELEVKR
- a CDS encoding methylthioribulose 1-phosphate dehydratase; protein product: MNSQWNELAAIKRELAARDWFPGTSGNLSIKVSEDPLTCLVTVSGKDKYKETESDFVLVDEDGRPLTDQGKPSAETVIHLEVYKKTDAGCSLHVHTLDNNVISELYGEKGSITFRNVELIKALDIWEEDGEFTIPIVENWADLPKLGKAISEKIKPDTKAVLIRNHGITVWGRNAFEAKRHLEACEFLFSYQLKLLHAKAANLKEVL
- a CDS encoding 1,2-dihydroxy-3-keto-5-methylthiopentene dioxygenase — protein: MAVIKVRNSGEVIEGVDKVHEFLEAQGVFFERWDIGKLPEHLVEKFDLTDEDKANILNVYDEDIRSLAERRGYVNWDVIALSDQTPNIEELLKKFEQVHTHTDDEVRIITAGHGIFIVKGDEKTGYFNIELEAGDVISVPENTPHFFTLMDDRQVVAVRLFIDTDGWVAHPYEEKEHQI
- the asnB gene encoding asparagine synthase (glutamine-hydrolyzing); its protein translation is MCGFVAGIFTNAKKHYDDRLKAINDLITHRGPDQEGYMRGEHVELAFSRLSIIDLEGGYQPLSYENGRYWIVFNGEIYNYLELKAELQEKGKTFVTNSDTEVILALYSQIGGEMVTRLRGMFAFVIWDNLKKEAFAARDRFGIKPLYYLENDDEVWFASEKKSLLKEEENVNQQALQHYLSFQYVPEPLTMTESIFRVEPGSYVVKKVGAKACITHYFKPEFKPINQTEDYWKMNIRETMYESVDKHMRSDVPVGAFLSGGIDSTIIAAIAKEINPAIKTYSVGFQQEGFSEITIAKESATKLNIENHSKIITAEEYRDELPKIMWHMDDPLADPACVPLYFVAREARKHVKVVLSGEGADELFGGYNIYREPQSLACFQYVPDLLKTLLNRLAQILPEGVKGKSFLERGTTPLESRYIGNAKMFNEEEKKKLVKKYNPEYTNDLITNPIYQMSVNQHAVNRMQHLDMYTWLRGDILVKADKMTMAHSLELRVPFLDNEVFSLATKIPVERKIAQQTTKYILRKAFEGIVPEHVYMRKKLGFPVPIRHWLKSELYEWAVTVIYESATDEYIDKGYIRKLLEEHCQNKMDHSRKIWTVLSFMVWHQVYIEKKYDTSRWHTRRRRSEEQVIETEVM